A genomic segment from Ruegeria sp. TM1040 encodes:
- the gatA gene encoding Asp-tRNA(Asn)/Glu-tRNA(Gln) amidotransferase subunit GatA, protein MSDLNKLGLAEARDLLRKGDTTSVELTEACLKAIDGADALNAFVHKTPDVALDRAKAADARIAEGDAPAMCGLPIGMKDLFCTKGVDSQAASNILKGFKPEYESTVSQKLQDAGAVMLGKLNMDEFAMGSSNETSAYGNAISPWRREGDETPLTPGGSSGGSAAAVAADLCLAATGTDTGGSIRQPAAFTGTVGIKPTYGRCSRWGIVAFASSLDQAGPMTKNVRDAAIMLEAMCGHDAKDSTSVDLAVPNFEAMLTGDIKGKKIGIPREYRMDGMPAEIAKLWDEGAAMLKAAGAEIVDISLPHTKYALPAYYVIAPAEASSNLARYDGVRYGHRATLAQGDGITEMYEKTRAEGFGHEVQRRVMVGTYVLSAGFYDAYYNRARKVRTLIKKDFEDVFAAGVDAILTPATPSAAFGLGEMNDEDPVKMYLNDVFTVTVNLAGLPGISVPTGVDTQGLPLGLQLIGRPWDEGDLLNTAYALEQAAGFVAKPAQWW, encoded by the coding sequence ATGTCTGACCTGAACAAACTGGGCCTTGCAGAGGCCCGCGATCTGCTGCGCAAGGGTGACACCACCTCTGTGGAACTCACCGAGGCCTGCCTCAAGGCCATCGACGGCGCGGATGCGCTCAACGCGTTTGTGCATAAGACCCCCGACGTCGCTCTGGACCGTGCGAAGGCGGCGGACGCGCGGATTGCCGAGGGCGATGCGCCCGCCATGTGCGGCCTGCCCATCGGCATGAAGGACCTCTTCTGCACCAAAGGCGTCGACAGCCAGGCGGCGTCGAACATCCTCAAGGGCTTCAAGCCCGAATATGAATCCACCGTCTCGCAGAAACTGCAGGACGCCGGTGCGGTGATGCTCGGCAAGCTCAATATGGACGAATTTGCCATGGGCTCGTCGAACGAGACCTCCGCCTATGGCAATGCCATCAGCCCATGGCGGCGCGAGGGGGACGAAACCCCGCTGACGCCCGGTGGCTCTTCTGGTGGCTCGGCGGCGGCTGTGGCGGCAGACCTGTGCCTTGCCGCCACCGGCACCGACACCGGCGGCTCGATCCGCCAGCCTGCGGCCTTCACCGGCACCGTTGGCATCAAGCCCACCTATGGGCGCTGCTCGCGCTGGGGCATCGTGGCCTTTGCCTCCTCGCTCGATCAGGCTGGCCCGATGACCAAGAATGTGCGCGACGCCGCCATCATGCTCGAGGCCATGTGCGGCCATGACGCGAAGGATTCGACCTCTGTGGACCTCGCGGTGCCGAACTTCGAGGCGATGCTGACCGGCGACATCAAAGGCAAGAAAATCGGCATCCCGCGCGAATACCGCATGGACGGTATGCCCGCCGAGATCGCCAAGCTCTGGGATGAGGGCGCCGCGATGCTCAAGGCCGCGGGCGCTGAGATCGTAGACATCTCGCTGCCGCACACGAAATACGCGCTGCCCGCCTATTACGTGATTGCCCCGGCTGAGGCCTCTTCGAACCTGGCGCGGTACGACGGTGTGCGCTACGGCCACCGCGCGACGCTCGCGCAGGGGGACGGCATCACCGAGATGTACGAGAAAACTCGCGCCGAAGGCTTTGGCCACGAGGTGCAGCGCCGCGTGATGGTCGGCACCTATGTGCTGTCGGCAGGGTTCTACGACGCCTATTACAACCGCGCGCGCAAGGTCCGCACCTTGATCAAGAAGGATTTCGAAGATGTCTTTGCTGCGGGTGTGGACGCGATCCTGACCCCGGCGACGCCCTCCGCGGCTTTTGGCCTTGGCGAGATGAACGACGAAGATCCGGTCAAGATGTACCTCAACGACGTCTTCACTGTCACCGTGAACCTAGCGGGCCTGCCCGGGATTTCGGTGCCAACCGGCGTCGACACGCAGGGGCTGCCGCTCGGTCTGCAATTGATCGGACGTCCATGGGACGAGGGCGATCTTCTGAATACCGCCTACGCGCTGGAGCAAGCGGCCGGATTTGTGGCCAAGCCCGCCCAGTGGTGGTAA
- the gatC gene encoding Asp-tRNA(Asn)/Glu-tRNA(Gln) amidotransferase subunit GatC → MSIDQSTAAKVAKLARIKVEEDALPALAEEFNTILGFIEQLNEVDVEGVEPMTSVTPQRLKRREDVVTDGNQQDKVLANAPDAREGFFAVPKVVE, encoded by the coding sequence ATGTCGATTGACCAAAGCACAGCCGCGAAAGTGGCCAAACTGGCCCGGATCAAGGTCGAAGAGGACGCTCTGCCTGCGCTGGCAGAGGAGTTCAACACGATCCTCGGGTTCATCGAGCAACTGAACGAAGTAGATGTCGAGGGTGTCGAGCCGATGACCTCCGTCACCCCGCAGCGCCTCAAGCGCCGCGAGGATGTGGTCACCGATGGCAACCAGCAGGACAAAGTGCTGGCCAATGCCCCAGATGCCCGCGAAGGCTTCTTTGCTGTGCCCAAGGTTGTGGAGTAA
- a CDS encoding metal-dependent hydrolase, which yields MKLIWLGHGGFRLETGETTLLIDPWLTGNPMLEDSQHDAATQGATHILLTHAHFDHVADVLELAKHLSVPIVGQYDLMGYWGETEGVQTVGFNKGGTVTVGDTRVSMVPASHSNTFSTRDGLRTAGSEVGYMIRAEGKTLYVSGDTDIMADMDWMGDYYKPEIGILSAGGHFTMDMKAAAYAAQRYFAFKTVIPCHYRTFPLLEQSAQDLIDGLPGVNVIEPQIMKDIEL from the coding sequence ATGAAACTGATCTGGCTCGGTCATGGCGGCTTTCGTCTGGAAACAGGCGAGACCACCCTTCTTATCGACCCTTGGCTCACCGGCAATCCGATGCTCGAAGACAGTCAACATGACGCGGCAACCCAAGGGGCCACCCATATCCTGTTGACCCATGCGCATTTTGATCATGTGGCGGATGTGCTGGAGCTGGCAAAACACCTCTCGGTGCCGATCGTTGGCCAATATGACCTGATGGGATATTGGGGCGAAACCGAAGGCGTGCAGACCGTGGGCTTCAACAAGGGCGGCACTGTCACGGTCGGGGACACGCGCGTCTCAATGGTGCCGGCCTCCCATTCCAACACGTTTTCCACCCGCGACGGGCTGCGCACTGCGGGCAGCGAAGTGGGCTACATGATCCGGGCAGAAGGGAAGACGCTCTATGTGTCGGGCGACACCGACATCATGGCCGACATGGACTGGATGGGGGACTACTACAAACCCGAGATCGGCATTCTGTCGGCGGGGGGGCATTTCACCATGGATATGAAGGCCGCCGCCTATGCCGCGCAACGCTATTTTGCCTTTAAAACGGTCATCCCCTGCCACTACCGAACATTTCCATTGCTGGAACAGAGCGCACAAGACTTGATTGATGGGCTTCCCGGCGTCAACGTCATCGAGCCACAGATTATGAAAGACATCGAACTCTAA
- a CDS encoding M24 family metallopeptidase, translating into MPANDFTTTEYARRLEKTRRAMAAKGLKTLVICDPSNMAWLTGYDGWSFYVPQAVILHEDGMPMWWGRTQDKPGAALTTWLEADHLFDWPEEHVQHPDHHPFDSLVDLLREFGWTEAIGVEMDNYYYSARSHEILETAFGRDAFADATGLVNWQRAVKSEQELQLMQAAGKLSAHMHGVLRAEFNEGIAKNALVARVQAAGIEGLPLLAGDYPAISPIAPSGIEASASHITWNDRPLAPGEATYFEISGCVRRYHCPISRTLFLGSPPEDIRRGENAILQAIEDTFAVAKPGVTCEEVAACVYESFGRAGYIKGNRTGYPVGLSYPPDWGERTMSLRPGDTTKLEENMTFHLMPGLWTPDWGMAITETFVVTPNGGEPLADVPREIVVK; encoded by the coding sequence ATGCCTGCCAACGATTTTACCACAACCGAATACGCCCGCAGACTGGAAAAGACCCGCCGCGCCATGGCCGCAAAGGGTCTTAAAACACTGGTGATCTGCGATCCCTCGAACATGGCATGGCTCACCGGATATGACGGCTGGAGCTTCTATGTGCCTCAGGCCGTGATTCTCCATGAGGACGGCATGCCCATGTGGTGGGGCCGCACCCAGGACAAACCCGGTGCGGCGCTTACGACCTGGCTTGAGGCGGATCATCTCTTTGACTGGCCCGAAGAACACGTCCAGCACCCGGATCACCACCCGTTTGACTCGCTGGTGGATCTACTGCGGGAATTTGGCTGGACCGAGGCCATTGGCGTCGAAATGGACAACTACTATTACTCGGCGCGCAGCCACGAGATCCTCGAGACCGCCTTTGGTCGCGATGCTTTTGCCGATGCTACCGGCCTTGTGAACTGGCAGCGCGCCGTCAAGAGCGAGCAGGAACTGCAGCTGATGCAAGCCGCTGGTAAGCTCTCGGCGCATATGCACGGGGTACTGCGCGCGGAATTCAACGAAGGCATCGCCAAGAACGCGCTGGTGGCGCGGGTGCAGGCCGCAGGTATCGAAGGGCTGCCGCTTCTGGCGGGCGACTATCCGGCAATCTCGCCGATTGCGCCCTCGGGGATCGAGGCCTCAGCCTCGCATATCACCTGGAACGACCGCCCCCTGGCCCCCGGCGAGGCAACCTATTTCGAAATCTCGGGATGTGTGCGCCGCTATCACTGCCCGATCAGCCGCACGCTGTTCCTCGGGAGCCCGCCCGAAGACATCCGCCGTGGTGAAAACGCGATCCTGCAGGCCATCGAGGACACCTTTGCCGTCGCCAAACCCGGTGTCACCTGCGAAGAGGTTGCGGCCTGCGTCTATGAGAGCTTTGGTCGCGCGGGCTACATCAAGGGCAACCGCACCGGGTATCCCGTGGGCCTCAGCTATCCGCCGGACTGGGGCGAGCGCACCATGTCACTGCGTCCGGGTGACACTACCAAGCTTGAGGAAAACATGACCTTCCACCTGATGCCGGGTCTCTGGACACCCGATTGGGGCATGGCCATCACCGAGACCTTCGTGGTGACCCCCAATGGCGGTGAGCCTCTGGCGGATGTCCCGCGTGAAATCGTGGTGAAATAA
- a CDS encoding DNA-3-methyladenine glycosylase I, whose translation MSRVVTGGDGRTRCAWSASAPEFDAYHDTEWGFPVGDDRRLFEKICLESFQSGLSWRTILAKRENFRAAFDGFDYHAMAAYGPEKVAALLQDAGIIRHRGKIEAVINNAARAVEMEQSEGALAAFFWRYEVETPPEPQTVSTCPESVALSKELKTRGWKFVGPTTCFAFMQAMGLVNDHAEGCYCRPIAAAARQGFAKPV comes from the coding sequence ATGAGCCGCGTTGTTACAGGCGGGGATGGCCGCACGCGCTGCGCCTGGTCTGCCTCGGCCCCGGAGTTTGACGCCTACCATGACACAGAGTGGGGTTTCCCCGTGGGGGATGACCGGCGGCTCTTTGAAAAGATCTGCCTTGAGAGTTTCCAATCTGGGCTGAGCTGGCGCACGATCCTAGCCAAGCGCGAGAATTTTCGCGCTGCCTTTGATGGTTTCGACTATCACGCGATGGCGGCCTACGGACCTGAAAAGGTCGCGGCGCTGCTGCAAGATGCGGGGATCATTCGTCATCGCGGCAAGATCGAGGCGGTGATCAACAACGCAGCGCGTGCGGTGGAGATGGAGCAAAGCGAGGGCGCGCTCGCGGCGTTTTTCTGGCGTTACGAGGTGGAGACCCCACCCGAGCCGCAGACGGTCTCGACCTGTCCTGAATCGGTGGCCCTGTCAAAAGAGCTGAAGACGCGCGGCTGGAAATTTGTCGGACCTACGACCTGTTTTGCCTTCATGCAGGCCATGGGGCTGGTGAATGACCACGCGGAGGGCTGCTATTGCCGCCCGATCGCGGCCGCAGCTCGTCAGGGTTTTGCCAAACCGGTCTGA
- a CDS encoding YciI family protein — protein MFVICLKLTADRERISGVLEAHKAWLAQGFEDGVFLLAGALDDGPGGLILAVGEDRAALEERLATDPFVRDGLVAVDITAFTPSQADPRLSFLKVAA, from the coding sequence ATGTTTGTGATCTGTTTGAAGTTGACCGCAGACAGGGAGCGTATCTCTGGCGTGCTTGAAGCGCACAAGGCTTGGCTGGCGCAGGGATTTGAAGACGGAGTCTTCCTTCTGGCGGGCGCGCTGGATGATGGACCGGGTGGACTGATCCTGGCAGTTGGCGAGGACCGCGCCGCGTTGGAGGAGAGACTTGCGACAGATCCTTTTGTGCGCGACGGGCTGGTTGCGGTGGATATCACCGCCTTCACCCCCTCTCAGGCGGATCCGCGGCTTTCATTCCTCAAGGTGGCGGCATGA
- a CDS encoding TetR/AcrR family transcriptional regulator — protein sequence MAQTRERIVAQADELFYTRGFEATSLADIAAPLGLSRGNFYYHFKTKDEILEAVIDLRLERTALMLRAWETESDTPLDRIICFIRILIQNRSKIMAWGCPVGTLVSELSKLEHVAHTHAAELFRLFIDWLAEEFRRAGRTQDAEALATHLMGRSQGVAALAQAFADPALIEAEVQQMTDWARQQIAAPA from the coding sequence ATGGCCCAGACCAGAGAGCGTATTGTCGCGCAGGCGGATGAGCTGTTCTACACGCGCGGTTTTGAGGCCACGTCCCTGGCCGACATCGCGGCACCTCTCGGCCTGTCGCGCGGGAATTTCTATTATCATTTCAAGACCAAAGACGAGATCCTTGAGGCGGTGATCGACCTTCGGCTGGAGCGCACAGCGTTGATGCTGCGCGCCTGGGAAACCGAGAGCGACACGCCGCTTGATCGCATCATCTGTTTCATCCGGATTCTGATTCAGAACCGCAGCAAGATCATGGCTTGGGGCTGCCCGGTGGGCACTTTGGTAAGCGAGCTCTCAAAGCTCGAGCATGTCGCACATACGCATGCGGCAGAGCTATTCCGGCTTTTTATCGACTGGCTTGCCGAGGAGTTTCGCCGCGCCGGTCGCACGCAGGACGCCGAGGCGCTGGCGACTCATCTGATGGGGCGCAGCCAGGGCGTCGCGGCACTGGCGCAGGCTTTTGCGGATCCGGCACTGATCGAGGCAGAGGTGCAGCAGATGACAGACTGGGCGCGTCAACAGATCGCCGCGCCCGCCTGA
- a CDS encoding nucleoside deaminase, whose protein sequence is MEFRSFMAEALDEARAAAARGEVPVGAVLVSPEGKVVARAGNRTRELNDPTAHAEVLAIRAACAALGSERLLGHDLYVTLEPCAMCAAAIAAARIARVYYGASDPKSGGVAHGACVFDHPQSHHAPEVYEGFSAAQSEALLRAFFALRRK, encoded by the coding sequence GTGGAGTTTCGATCCTTCATGGCAGAGGCGCTCGACGAGGCGCGCGCAGCGGCCGCGCGTGGCGAAGTGCCCGTAGGCGCGGTGCTGGTGAGCCCAGAGGGCAAGGTCGTCGCGCGGGCGGGAAATCGCACCCGGGAACTCAATGATCCGACGGCCCATGCCGAGGTGCTGGCGATCCGCGCCGCCTGCGCCGCACTGGGGAGCGAGCGGCTCTTGGGGCATGATCTTTACGTGACGCTGGAGCCCTGTGCCATGTGTGCGGCTGCCATTGCAGCGGCCCGCATCGCGCGCGTTTATTACGGTGCCTCTGATCCGAAATCTGGCGGAGTTGCCCATGGCGCTTGTGTGTTCGACCATCCGCAGTCCCATCATGCGCCCGAGGTCTATGAGGGCTTCTCGGCGGCCCAATCCGAGGCGCTGTTGCGCGCGTTCTTTGCGCTACGCCGCAAATGA
- a CDS encoding pseudouridine synthase, producing MLSPLSRIGYGSAMSKKTPSKPPARRAANAARPKATPSATPRAHKGLQAGAPADARPSQDGDRIAKVLSRAGVASRREAERMIAEGRVAVNGKVIDSPALNVTNLDRIVVDGNPLPEAEAPRLWLYYKPNGLVTTTSDEKGRKTIFDALPEDLPRVMTVGRLDLNSEGLLLLTNDGGVKRQLELPSTGWLRRYRVRINGRPQDHEFDVLRKGVVIDGERFQPMTISLDRQQGANAWLTIGLREGKNREIRRAMEEVGYPVNRLLRISYGPFQLGTLKEGEVEELRPRVVRDQLGLAAPEGDGEAKKKPTRPGRGPRNPGAKTAGKGIGAPNARPTGKGAVKAPEGRVFSGKTFSGKTTGKTAGKPAAHKGQGGKPSGPKSFGTKQGGGSGARGSGKPNGASGGASGGKFSPGGRRFGKKPQD from the coding sequence ATGCTTTCGCCGCTCTCGCGAATAGGCTATGGCAGCGCCATGAGCAAGAAAACCCCATCCAAACCGCCCGCGCGCCGCGCCGCCAACGCTGCCCGGCCAAAGGCCACCCCCTCCGCGACGCCGCGCGCACACAAGGGCCTGCAGGCAGGCGCACCCGCAGACGCGCGGCCCTCGCAAGACGGTGACCGCATCGCCAAGGTGCTGTCGCGCGCAGGCGTGGCCTCTCGTCGCGAGGCGGAACGGATGATTGCGGAGGGTCGCGTTGCGGTCAATGGCAAGGTCATCGACAGCCCCGCGCTCAATGTGACCAATCTGGATCGCATCGTGGTGGATGGCAATCCGCTGCCCGAGGCCGAGGCCCCGCGGCTTTGGCTCTATTACAAGCCCAACGGGTTGGTCACCACGACCTCCGACGAGAAAGGGCGCAAGACGATCTTTGACGCATTGCCCGAGGACCTGCCGCGGGTGATGACAGTGGGCCGGCTTGACCTCAATTCCGAAGGCCTGCTGCTGCTGACCAACGACGGCGGCGTCAAACGCCAGTTGGAGCTGCCCTCGACAGGCTGGCTACGCCGCTACCGCGTGCGGATCAATGGCCGCCCGCAGGATCATGAATTTGACGTGCTGCGCAAAGGCGTGGTGATCGACGGCGAGCGTTTTCAGCCGATGACCATCTCGCTCGATCGCCAGCAAGGCGCCAACGCATGGCTCACCATCGGGCTGCGCGAAGGCAAGAACCGCGAAATTCGCCGCGCCATGGAAGAGGTTGGCTATCCGGTAAACCGGCTTCTGCGGATCTCTTATGGGCCGTTCCAGCTCGGCACGCTCAAGGAAGGCGAAGTAGAGGAGTTGCGCCCACGCGTGGTGCGGGATCAACTGGGTCTCGCCGCACCCGAAGGGGATGGCGAAGCCAAGAAGAAACCCACCCGCCCCGGACGCGGCCCGCGCAATCCTGGCGCAAAGACTGCTGGAAAAGGCATCGGCGCGCCCAACGCTCGCCCGACAGGTAAAGGCGCAGTCAAAGCCCCCGAAGGCAGAGTTTTTTCTGGCAAGACCTTCTCGGGCAAAACCACCGGCAAAACCGCTGGCAAACCTGCGGCTCATAAGGGCCAGGGCGGCAAACCCTCGGGTCCCAAGAGTTTTGGGACCAAACAGGGCGGCGGCTCGGGCGCGCGAGGATCCGGTAAACCCAATGGCGCATCCGGTGGGGCATCCGGCGGCAAATTCAGCCCCGGCGGGCGCCGTTTTGGCAAAAAACCGCAGGACTGA
- a CDS encoding 5-bromo-4-chloroindolyl phosphate hydrolysis family protein has protein sequence MAQRFGGKYSPSGQDGARPDGRPTSSSRMTATARVNPVGLRANLMFVPAAVMMLFSLASGAAGLVLGLISAGLWAASAVMLREGLKAEAAYDDRKVARRPALPRKILAASLCGLGGAVGAWSSEPGVITAALYGVACVGLHLAAFGLDPLSDKGVEGIDDFQSARVARVVDEAETHLAAMKDAVLRAKDRSVELRVDQFQAVARDLCRTVEEDPRDLTAARKYLTVYLLGARDATIKFADIFARSGSTEARADYLALLDDLEQNFAARNEKLLLEDRGDLNIEIDVLRARLEREGVQLDRPS, from the coding sequence ATGGCTCAGCGGTTTGGCGGCAAATACAGCCCCTCTGGTCAAGATGGCGCACGCCCCGACGGACGCCCGACCAGCTCTTCTCGTATGACGGCGACCGCGCGGGTGAACCCTGTGGGGCTCCGCGCCAATCTGATGTTTGTGCCTGCGGCCGTGATGATGCTCTTCTCGCTGGCCTCGGGCGCCGCCGGTCTGGTGCTGGGCTTGATCAGTGCAGGGCTCTGGGCGGCAAGCGCCGTGATGCTGCGCGAGGGCCTGAAGGCCGAAGCCGCCTATGACGACCGCAAAGTGGCGCGCCGCCCTGCCCTGCCGCGCAAGATCCTTGCCGCCAGCCTCTGCGGTCTGGGCGGCGCGGTCGGCGCGTGGTCCAGCGAGCCGGGCGTGATCACTGCTGCGCTTTATGGCGTCGCCTGCGTTGGGCTGCATCTTGCGGCTTTTGGCCTTGATCCCCTCAGCGACAAAGGCGTCGAAGGCATTGATGACTTCCAAAGCGCCCGCGTCGCGCGCGTGGTCGATGAGGCCGAAACCCATCTGGCCGCCATGAAAGACGCCGTACTGCGCGCCAAAGACCGCTCGGTCGAGCTGCGCGTGGACCAGTTTCAGGCGGTCGCACGCGATCTGTGCCGCACTGTCGAAGAAGACCCCCGCGACCTGACCGCTGCGCGCAAGTACCTCACCGTCTACTTGCTCGGAGCGCGGGATGCGACGATCAAATTTGCCGATATCTTTGCCCGCAGCGGCAGCACCGAGGCGCGCGCCGACTACCTCGCGCTGCTCGACGATCTGGAACAGAATTTCGCCGCCCGGAATGAAAAACTCCTGCTGGAGGACCGGGGCGATCTGAATATTGAAATTGATGTGTTGCGCGCCCGGCTGGAGCGCGAAGGCGTCCAGTTGGACCGCCCCTCTTAA
- a CDS encoding toxic anion resistance protein has protein sequence MSETIQQKAVEAETLVKEVTEVSLPDPKGELATLEAADPETTTAIRRRIDEIDMGDTNSIISFGSAAQGELQQISQAMLTDVRNKDVGPAGDSLREIVTTIRGFSVSELDVRRKPTFWERLLGRAAPFAKFTARYESVQGQIDKITDSLLAHEHTLLKDIKSLDVLYEKTLNFYDELALYIAAGEAKLAELDSTEIPALEAAVEAAAENDQVIKAQELRDLRAARDDLERRVHDLKLTRQVTMQSLPSIRLVQENDKSLVTKINSTLVNTVPLWETQLAQAVTIQRSAEAANAVRDANNLTNELLTANAANLRESNKVIREEMERGVFDIEAVKQANADLIGTIEESLQIADEGKRKRAEAEADLKKMEAELRDTLAAAKARKDGVGDTAATSVPK, from the coding sequence ATGTCTGAAACGATTCAACAAAAAGCAGTAGAAGCCGAAACGCTGGTGAAGGAAGTAACCGAAGTGTCCCTGCCCGACCCCAAGGGCGAGCTGGCCACGCTCGAGGCCGCCGACCCGGAAACCACCACAGCGATCCGCCGCCGCATCGACGAGATCGACATGGGCGATACCAATTCGATCATCTCCTTTGGCTCTGCCGCGCAGGGTGAACTGCAACAGATCTCGCAGGCGATGCTGACGGATGTGCGCAACAAGGACGTGGGGCCTGCAGGTGACTCCCTGCGCGAGATCGTCACCACCATCCGCGGCTTTTCCGTCTCTGAACTCGACGTGCGCCGCAAACCAACCTTCTGGGAACGTCTTCTGGGGCGCGCGGCCCCCTTTGCCAAGTTCACCGCCCGTTATGAAAGCGTGCAGGGGCAAATCGACAAGATCACCGATAGCCTTCTGGCGCATGAGCATACGCTCCTGAAGGACATCAAGTCCCTCGACGTTCTCTATGAAAAGACGCTGAATTTCTACGACGAGCTGGCGCTCTATATTGCGGCGGGCGAGGCAAAGCTGGCCGAGCTCGACAGCACCGAAATCCCCGCGCTCGAGGCAGCTGTGGAAGCCGCGGCTGAGAACGATCAGGTCATCAAGGCGCAGGAGCTGCGCGACCTGCGCGCGGCCCGCGACGATCTGGAACGCCGCGTGCACGACCTGAAACTCACGCGTCAGGTGACGATGCAGTCCCTGCCCTCTATCCGACTGGTGCAGGAAAACGACAAGTCTCTGGTCACCAAGATCAACTCCACGCTCGTCAATACCGTGCCGCTCTGGGAGACCCAGTTGGCGCAGGCTGTCACGATCCAGCGGTCTGCCGAGGCCGCAAATGCGGTGCGCGATGCCAACAACCTCACCAATGAACTGCTGACCGCCAATGCCGCAAACCTGCGCGAGAGCAACAAGGTCATCCGCGAGGAAATGGAGCGTGGCGTCTTTGACATCGAAGCGGTCAAACAGGCCAATGCCGACCTGATCGGCACCATCGAGGAAAGCCTGCAGATCGCCGATGAGGGCAAGCGCAAGCGGGCCGAGGCCGAGGCCGATCTGAAGAAAATGGAAGCCGAGCTGCGCGACACGCTGGCAGCTGCCAAAGCGCGCAAGGATGGGGTCGGCGACACGGCGGCCACCTCGGTTCCAAAGTGA
- a CDS encoding DUF2927 domain-containing protein, giving the protein MGAALLLGGCLALAPGPKDTPRPTPRPVAPVYTPSVESQTLAKYYADLEQDLLTRGLLRTDGGGPETPYDAEDLAERFETLAFYDEYASATDGGAGGMGRWERPVQLVPVFGPSVTPAQEARDRASLTAYAARLARITGHPITVGTSGNFTVLFAGIDDADFVETKVRRLLPNLSDRDVALFATPPRKFYCLVFAGGPQSDPLNYTRGVALIRAEQPNLMRESCIHEEIAQGLGLRNDSPKARPSIFNDDDEFARLTSHDEKLLQMLYDRRLRVGMSAEEARPAIERMAREVMGELSN; this is encoded by the coding sequence ATGGGGGCTGCGCTCTTGCTTGGCGGGTGTCTGGCGCTGGCGCCCGGCCCCAAGGACACGCCGCGCCCCACTCCACGCCCTGTTGCGCCGGTTTATACGCCGTCGGTGGAATCGCAGACCTTGGCGAAATACTATGCCGATCTCGAGCAGGATCTTTTGACCCGTGGGCTCTTGCGCACGGATGGCGGCGGGCCAGAGACGCCCTATGACGCCGAAGATCTCGCAGAACGCTTTGAAACCCTTGCGTTTTACGACGAATACGCGAGCGCCACTGATGGCGGTGCTGGGGGTATGGGACGCTGGGAACGGCCCGTGCAGCTGGTCCCTGTCTTTGGCCCGTCGGTGACGCCGGCGCAGGAAGCGCGTGACCGCGCCTCCCTGACCGCCTATGCCGCCCGGCTGGCACGGATCACCGGGCATCCGATCACCGTCGGCACGAGCGGCAACTTTACCGTGCTCTTTGCCGGTATTGATGACGCGGATTTTGTCGAAACCAAAGTGCGCCGCCTGCTGCCAAACCTGTCGGACCGGGATGTGGCACTCTTTGCGACACCGCCGCGTAAATTCTATTGTCTGGTGTTTGCAGGCGGCCCCCAGAGCGATCCGCTGAACTACACCCGCGGTGTTGCCCTGATCCGCGCGGAGCAGCCCAATTTGATGCGGGAGAGCTGTATCCACGAGGAAATCGCCCAGGGGCTTGGGCTGCGCAATGACAGCCCCAAGGCACGGCCATCGATTTTCAACGACGACGACGAGTTTGCCCGCCTCACCAGCCATGATGAGAAACTCTTGCAGATGCTTTACGACCGGCGTCTTCGGGTCGGAATGAGCGCAGAAGAGGCCCGCCCGGCCATCGAACGCATGGCCCGGGAGGTCATGGGAGAGCTCTCAAACTAG
- a CDS encoding glutathione S-transferase family protein, producing MIDLYTWNTPNGRKVSILLEELNVPYTAHAIDIATGAQMAPAFLAISPNNKIPAIRDQETGVTLMESGAILIYLAEKHGQFLPPEQRIEIYEWLMWQMAGFGPMLGQAHHFLKYNRGASDYAEERYGAEARRLYGVLDRRLEGRDYIVNDYSIADMACWPWVSRYEWQDIDLRDFPNVRRWYQAIAARPAVQRGYHLPDHVNEIPQG from the coding sequence ATGATCGACCTATACACCTGGAACACCCCCAACGGGCGCAAGGTCTCCATCCTGCTCGAAGAGTTGAACGTACCTTATACCGCACATGCGATCGACATTGCGACGGGCGCGCAAATGGCGCCCGCGTTTCTTGCGATCAGCCCGAATAACAAGATCCCGGCCATCCGCGATCAAGAGACCGGTGTCACCTTGATGGAGTCAGGCGCGATCCTGATTTATCTTGCTGAAAAACATGGTCAATTCTTGCCGCCTGAACAGCGGATCGAGATCTATGAATGGCTGATGTGGCAGATGGCTGGTTTTGGACCGATGCTGGGGCAGGCGCACCATTTCCTAAAGTACAACCGTGGCGCCTCCGACTATGCAGAGGAGCGCTATGGTGCCGAGGCGCGGCGTCTCTACGGCGTTCTGGATCGCCGTCTTGAGGGGCGTGACTATATCGTCAACGACTATTCGATTGCCGATATGGCCTGCTGGCCATGGGTGTCGCGCTATGAATGGCAGGACATCGATCTACGCGATTTCCCCAATGTGCGCAGATGGTACCAGGCCATTGCGGCCCGTCCGGCCGTGCAGCGCGGATATCATTTGCCCGATCATGTCAATGAGATCCCGCAGGGTTGA